Part of the Acidobacteriota bacterium genome is shown below.
GATGCGTCCGATCAGCTCGCGCAGGTACGCCGCCTCGTGACCCGACCAGAAGGCCAGGCCGCCGGAGAGCAGCGGGGCCTCGTCATCCACCACGAGGAGGTCGGGGTCGAACTCGCGGTGGACACCGAGGCCGCCGCACGTTCCGCACGCGCCGTAGGGCGCGTTGAACGAGAACGAGCGAGGGGCCAGCTCAGGGATCGACACGCCGCAGTCCGGACAGGCGAAGTGCTCGGACAGGAGCATCTCCTCGCCGTCGCGCACGATCTTCACCAGGCCGTCCGCCCGCTTGAGGGCGGTCTCGACCGAGTCGGCGAGACGAGGGCGGACCCCCTCCGAAACCACCAGCCGGTCGACGACCGCCTCGATCGTGTGCGCCTTCTTCGGCTCGAGTTCCGGCGGGGAGTCGAGCTCGTAGAGCTCGCCGTCGATCCTGGCGCGCACGAATCCCTCGGCCGCCAGACGCCGGAGAACGTCCCGGTGCCGGCCCTTCCGCCCTCGCACCACCGGGGCGAGCACCTGGAGGCGGGTCCCCGGGGGACTGGACATGAGTTGATCGACGATCTGCGATGCGCTCTGCCGGCTGATCGGCCGCCCGCAACGGGTGCAGTGAGGCCTGCCGACGCGGGCGAAGAGAAGCCGGAGGTAGTCGTAGATCTCGGTGACCGTCCCGACCGTCGAGCGCGGGTTGCGCGAAGTGGTCTTCTGCTCGATCGAAATCGCGGGCGAAAGCCCCTCGATCGACTCCACGTCCGGCTTCTGCATCTGCTCGAGGAACTGCCTCGCGTAGGCGGACAGCGACTCGACGTATCGCCTCTGCCCCTCCGCGTAGATCGTGTCGAAGGCGAGGGACGACTTCCCCGATCCCGACACCCCGGTGATGACGACGAGGCGGTTGCGGGGGATCGTCACGTCGATCCCTTTGAGGTTGTGTTCCGCCGCACCCCTCACGACGATCGCATCGTTGGGCATGAAAACCCGCTCCCGTGGCGCCCGGCCGGGGCCGCGCGAATTTCCATCCTACCAGCCGCCCCCAGCTCCCGGGAACCCCGCGCACGGGCGCGCCGCCGGGGGTAGACTCGGGCCCCGCTCCGGACGCGGGAGCGCGGAGGACGCCGCCAGCATGGGCCACGAACGACGCCGGAAGCCGCTGCCCGGCCTGCTCGCCGCGCTGGCGGCCGGGTGCGCCGCAGCCCCCCCGCCGGGGCCCTACGTGTGGCGGCCGGTCGGGACCGCCGCCGGGACGGTGTCGGTCAGTCGCCCAGGCGTCGACCTCGAGATCGAGCCGCTCACGGCCCCGGAGCGGGCGCTCTGGCTGCGCCGGACGCAGGGCCTCGACGAGGACCCGCTGGCGACACGCGGCGGCCGCTACCTGACGCTCCGCGTCCGGCTGCGCGCCACCGGGGACCAGCCGGTCCATCTGGAAACGCAGAGCGCGATGCTGTGGGCCGAAGGCGCGCCCCCAGCCAAGCCGCTCGACTACACGCGCGCCTTCGAACTGCTCGAGGGACCCGATGCGGAACCTCCCGACAGCGACGACGTCGCCCGCCTGATGCGCGGGCTTCTCGACGGGCCTGTGGAGGTGGCTCCGGGAGAGGTGCGCGAGGGTCTGCTGGTCTTCCCGGAACCGCGCGCGGCGGGGGAGACGCTCGTCCTGGAGTTCCCCTTCCTACAGGTGGGCCCGGCGTCGCATCGCGTCCGGGTCGCTCTGGGGAAGATCCGCTTGCCGGAGAGGCCGGTTCCCGGAAACCGGTGAGCATCGCGGAGGATCATCGGTGGCAGCACGGTTGCTCGACGGGAAGGAGCTGGCCCGGAAGATCCGGCGGGAGGTGAGCGCACGGGCGGCGGCGTTCGCCGCGCGGGCGGGGCGTCCTCCGGGGCTCGCGGTGGTCCTCGTCGGTGACGATCCGGCCAGCGCGGTGTACGTGCGCAACAAGGAGCGGGCCGCCCGTCGCGCCGGTTTCCGCTCCGAAGTGGTGCGGTTGCCGGCCGACGTCGGCCGCGAGGATCTCCTGTCGCGCGTGCGGGCCCTCGGCGAGTCCCCGGAGATCGACGGTCTGCTCGTCCAGCTGCCCCTGCCGGAGCATCTGGATCCCGCGGAGGTGCAGCGCGCCGTGCCACCCGCCAAGGACGTCGATGGCTTCCATCCCGAAAACGCGGGCCGCCTGCTGCTCGGTCAGCCGGGTGGGCTCGTCCCCTGCACGCCGCGGGGCGCCCTCGCGCTCATCGAGCTGGCGGGCGCGCGGCTGGAAGGGTCGCGGGCGGTGGTGGTGGGCCGGTCGAACATCGTGGGCAAGCCGCTGGCGCTGCTGCTTCTGGCGAGGCACGCCACGGTCACGCTCTGCCACTCCCGGACGCCGGACCTGGCGTCCGAGTGCCGCCGGGCGGACGTGCTCGTCTCGGCGGTGGGCCGACCGGGCCTGATCACCGCGGAGCACGTCAAGCCGGGGGCGGTGGTGATCGACGTGGGCATCAACCGCATCACCGATCCCGGACTCGCGTCGCGTCTGCTCGCCGGGCAACCGGACCGGCTCGCGCGTTTCGAGGAGACGGGAAGCGCGCTGGTCGGGGACGTGGACTTTCCCTCCGTGCGCGAGGTGGCGGGCGCGCTGACGCCCGTGCCGGGAGGCGTGGGACCTCTGACCGTGGCCATGTTGCTGGACAACACGCTGCTCGCCGCCGAAGCGGCCGCCCGCCGATGAGCGCGGAGCGTTCCGGCCGGGGCCCGCTCCGCGTCGGCCTGACCGGCGGGATCGGCAGCGGGAAGAGCACGGTCGCCGCCCTTCTCCGGGCCCACGGCTTGCCGGTGGTGGACGCCGACGAGATCGTCCACGAGCTGCTCGCGCCGGGGGGAGCGGCCGTCCCGCCCGTCCTCGCCGCCTTCGGCGACGCGGTGCGGGCCCCGGACGGGGGTGTCGACCGGAAAGCGCTGGGACGGATCGTCTTCGGCGATGCCGCGGCGAGGCGCCGTCTCGAAGCGATCGTCCATCCCCTGGTGGCCGAGGCGAGCCGGGAGCGGCTCCGGACCGCGGCCGAGCGCTCGCCGGGAGGTGTCGTCGTCTACGATGCCGCCTTGCTCGTGGAGACCGGCCGGTACGAGGAGTTCGATCGTCTCGTCGTCGTGACCGCGCCGCGAGAGGCTCAGATCGCGCGGATCGCGGAGCGCGACGGGCTCTCGCGGAAGGAAGCGGAGGCGCGGGTGGCCGCGCAGATGCCGCTCGAGGAGAAGGTTCGCCTCGCCGACTACGTGATCGACAACGGTGGACCGCCCGAGAAAACGGCCGAGCAGACCCGACACCTGGTGCGCCGGCTGTTGGAGGACGCGGCGGCCCTGGCGGCGGGTCTCCCCCTGCCGAAGCGGAAGTGACGCGAGGCGCATCCCCGGCGGTGCGAAGCCGGCCCGATCCCTCGAAAAGCGAGGGTCTTGCACCGGACCCGGCCCGCCGATGCACCTCCTCTCGTCCGGTGTGCATCCCGGCGAGGTCCCGGCCTTCCGGCCCCGGGCAGCCGCCGGGGGCGAGCGGGTGCGGGAGGCGGCTCCCGGGGAAGCGGGCTAGTCTTTTCCGCCACAGAGGAGGGTGATCCCACGATGCTGCGAAGCGTTTGTCCGCGCGCGGTGGCGGCCGCCGGGGCGCTCCTGGTCGCGGCCTCCTGCTCCCCCGGCCCGCCCGCCGATCCGGTGGCGGCGCGCCTCGAGGAAGCCGACCGCATCATCGCCAGCGTCGTCGAACCCGTGCCCGGCGCGCCCTCGACCGCGGACGAGGGACGGCCCGGTCGCTACGAGCCCGTCCCGGGGATCGAACCGCCGGTGCGGCAATTCGTCGTCGGAGACGAGGAGGGACCGGCGCGGCCGGGGATCGTCCTGGTGCACACGCGGTGGGGCCTGGACGCGGGAATGCGGGACCTGGCGCGCCGCTTCGCCGAGCGCGGGTTCGCCGTGGCGGTCCCCGACCTCTTCGAGGGGGTCGTCGCCACCAGCCGGATCTCCTCCGAGGAACTCGTGGCGGGAGTCGGCGAGGAGAGGGCGATCGCGATCCTCCGGGCGGCGGTGGAGGCCCTGGGCGCGCGCGAGGGGGTGGACGCCGAGCGGATCGGCCTGCTCGGGATCTCCGTGGGCGGGATCTGGG
Proteins encoded:
- the folD gene encoding bifunctional methylenetetrahydrofolate dehydrogenase/methenyltetrahydrofolate cyclohydrolase FolD, which codes for MAARLLDGKELARKIRREVSARAAAFAARAGRPPGLAVVLVGDDPASAVYVRNKERAARRAGFRSEVVRLPADVGREDLLSRVRALGESPEIDGLLVQLPLPEHLDPAEVQRAVPPAKDVDGFHPENAGRLLLGQPGGLVPCTPRGALALIELAGARLEGSRAVVVGRSNIVGKPLALLLLARHATVTLCHSRTPDLASECRRADVLVSAVGRPGLITAEHVKPGAVVIDVGINRITDPGLASRLLAGQPDRLARFEETGSALVGDVDFPSVREVAGALTPVPGGVGPLTVAMLLDNTLLAAEAAARR
- a CDS encoding dephospho-CoA kinase, which gives rise to MSAERSGRGPLRVGLTGGIGSGKSTVAALLRAHGLPVVDADEIVHELLAPGGAAVPPVLAAFGDAVRAPDGGVDRKALGRIVFGDAAARRRLEAIVHPLVAEASRERLRTAAERSPGGVVVYDAALLVETGRYEEFDRLVVVTAPREAQIARIAERDGLSRKEAEARVAAQMPLEEKVRLADYVIDNGGPPEKTAEQTRHLVRRLLEDAAALAAGLPLPKRK